The Anomalospiza imberbis isolate Cuckoo-Finch-1a 21T00152 chromosome Z, ASM3175350v1, whole genome shotgun sequence genomic interval accctgtgggaaatccacactggagcaggctgtgcctgaagTACTGCACCCCATCAAGGGACTTATATTGCAGCAGTTTGTGGAGGACTGTTGCTCATGAGATGGACTCGTGTTGGAGAAGTTGACAGAGAACTGTCTCCTATGGGTGGGATCTTGTGGTGGTACAGGGGAAGAACTCCTCTCCGTGAGCAACAGCGGGAACGTATGATCAACTGACCATAAGACTCATTCCTTGTCTCTCTGCACTTGCTACAGGGAGGAGACaaagctgggaaggaggaaagggtaggggaaaggtgtttttaagatttaatTTTACTTCTCATCATCCTGTGATAGGATTGAGTCTGTTTTGCTTGTGACGGTATTTGGTGCATGATCTCTCATAGTCCTTAACTTGTGAACActttattatattttctctcctctgtccagCTGTGGAGGGGAGTGACAAGCTCTGGTGGGCATCTGGCATTCAGCCATGGTCAACACGGTCATTCAGCCATGGTCAACAAACCCTACATAAGTTTTTCTTTAATTACTGCCTTTTAATCATTCTTAGGTGTTTATAGTTGCTATTTAAACTCTTGTCAGTACCACATGTATTAACACCTAATGGACAGTGGTGGACAGTGAGGTGGATTGAGAACTGGCTGAATGGCAGAACCCAGAGGCTTGTAATCACTGGCCCAGGGTCTGGCTGGATGTAATCAATCACTGGCCCAGGATCTGGCTGGATGTAATCAATCACTGGCCCAGGGTCTGGCTGGATGTAATCAATCACTGGCCCAGGGTCTGGCTGGAGGCCTGTCACTGGTGCTGTTCCCCAGGGTTCAGCACAGGGCCCAGGACTGTTTAACTTACTCACCAGTGACTTGGGTGAAGGGACAGATAAAAAATGCCTCAGATGCCTCCTGAGCAAGTTTGCTGAGgatgcagagctgggagcaatGGCTGATATCCCAGAGAGCCATGCAGCCCTTCAGAGGACCTcaacaggctggagccatgggcagagaggaaccttctgaaattcagcaaaggcaaatgcagggtcctgcacGTGGAGAAGAACaaccccaggcaccagcacaggctgagctGAACTGCAgggaggcagctctgggggtcctggtggacaacaagctgtccctgagccagcagcgtgtcctggtggccaagaaggcaaATGGTATCCTGGGGggcattaggaagagcattgccagcaggtggagggaggtgatcctgcccctctactcagccctggtgaggcctcacctggagtgctgtgtccagttctgggcttctCAGATCTGGAGCAGATGTAGTAGAGGGCAGTGAAGTTGATTAGGGGACTGGAGCATCCCTCCTACAAGGAATAGCTAAGGAGAGATGACTGAGAGAGGACGTGATCAATGTCTATCAGTATCTGATGAAAGGGTATCAAGAGTATGGAGCCAGGCTCGGTGGTGTTCGGTGGTGCCAAGCAAAAGGACAAGAAGCAATGGACAGACACCAAGgcccaggaagttccacctgaatgtgagaaataatttctttattgtGCAGGTGAccgagcactggaacagattttcCAGAGAGGTTGAGaagtctccctcactggaaaTAATCAAGCACCATttggatgcaatcctgtgccatgtgttCTGAGATGATCCTGCTGAAGCATGGAGGTAGAAGGAAGTTGGACCAAATGACCCACTGCACTATCTTCCAACCTGACCAATccatgattttgtgattttagTTAGTTATTTTGTAGTCTTGCACTAGCAAGACCCCAATGATTGCACATGTGTTTCTCCCAAAACTGTGCCCTGAAGCACAGGTACCTAACACCACAGGCATAGTGAATTACAGGAAGAGATGCAAATGATAAATAGCTGTAAGTATCAACTCCTACACAGGAAACAATACAAAAAGTAGCCTTATTGTTAATGTACTTTCACATTCATTGAtgcatttaatttcttaatttctcctttttgcTCCAGTAGAATAGTGGACACCACAATACAGTTAGGGTTGAATTTGCAGTTGTGAAAAACCAATTAATTTTGCcacatttaattttactttgatACCTGCAAATGTGGGTTATAAAATTAAGAAAGGAAATGACTGTTTAAAATGGTTTTTTGCAACACTGTATATTGCATTTGCTTCTGACTTAATTATCTTTCTACTGTGTTTTTAGGAGATTCTTAGGAATGAAAATTATAGAGaagaaatgaagcagaaagTCAAGGATGTATCTGAAAAGGATAAGCTGCTTCAGGCCAAAGAGTATGAGGAAGGACTTGTTGCTGAACCAAGTCATACTCAGGTTAAAGGCCACGCGTCTGCCCCTTACTATGGAAAGAAGGAGCCCTCACAAGACCCCACAAGCACTGCAAATATCTTCCAGCCAGGTGCCTGGATGCCACCAGGCAGTGGTAGTAGTCAAAATAAATAAGCAATTTAATGTACAGATACTGTTAATGGATTAATATTTTAACAGACAACATGCATAGCTGTTATGTACAAGAGTACAATAAAGTAGTATTAAAGCAGTTTGTTACTTTTGCAGAATTATTCAAATAGGCTTGATCATGACAAAGTATGTAAAGTATTTGGGTTTAGTGAAAAACAGGGTATGCTACTAAGTTTGGTTTTGACAGTTGCTGTTAATCAGTTACTCTTGAATTCATAGTTAAAAGACTATCTAAATTTTCTTAAAGTCTAAATTGCTTTCTTCTTTGAAGACTAATTTAGTTTTAAAACTGTTCTTAATGTAAGAATTGTTGTCTATACACTTACATTTTCCCAAGCCTTGGCCAAGATGTCTCTTTGGAATAAATCCCTTGGCAGTGCCAGCATGCTTTCCACTGGCAAGCAGACAGAAAAGTTGATTTCATTAACAGGAATCACTATGACACTACACTGATTACGCACTGTACTCATCGTAGAGACAGTCTTGTAACTTAAAACAGTCAACATATTTGAATGTTTGATTTTAAAACAGTCAACATATTTGAATGTTTGATTTGCAGACAGCAATTTGCACAGGGTAAAATcagataaaatatatataactgCTATAATAGAAGTACTTGATAAAGCTGCTGGAAAATAACACTAGGTCTGGGACAAGGGACTgtcatgaatatttaaaaaaaatattagtttttATTCCTGGTGTATCCATGGACTTCCCTAGATAATTAGATCATTTTGGCCTTAGTTTAGATACATAAAATGTGCAGATTATTTGCTTAGAGA includes:
- the NDUFAF2 gene encoding NADH dehydrogenase [ubiquinone] 1 alpha subcomplex assembly factor 2 — translated: MSRVWQALRALRLRFVGPAKELVGTDQFGNKYYRVPKYESRAGQIIPERRFVEAVNREAYQYQTGDFPAEWEAWIRKKRDDPPTFEEILRNENYREEMKQKVKDVSEKDKLLQAKEYEEGLVAEPSHTQVKGHASAPYYGKKEPSQDPTSTANIFQPGAWMPPGSGSSQNK